Genomic segment of Reinekea marina:
GAAGGCGTTCGGCGCGGTGTGGATATGTTTGATTGCGTGATGCCAACCCGTAATGCTCGTAATGGTCACCTATTTGTAACCGATGGCGTAGTAAAGATTCGAAATGCAAAGCACCGCCACGATACAACATCGCTAGATCCAGAGTGCGATTGCTACACCTGCAAAAACTTCAGTAAAGCCTACTTATATCACCTCGATAAATGTGGTGAAATGCTCGGTGCGCAATTAAACACGATTCACAATCTTCGTTATTATCAGCGACTCATGGCCGAACTGCGATTAGCCATTGAAGAAAACCGCCTAGATGATTACGTAAATGACTTTTATGCACGTCGTGGCTTGGAAACGCCGCCATTGGCACCATAAAGTTTATAAATAACACCCTAACAACTAAAAATTGAAACTTGGAGTATCACTGATGAAAAAGATTTTAGCCGCTATTTTAGCGCTTGTACCTGTTGCCGCGATGGCACAAACCGTTCCAGCTCAACCGAGCCCGTGGCAGTTACCTATCATGTTGGGTATTTTCTTCGTTATTTTTTGGTTCATGGTTTGGCGCCCACAGTCTAAGCGTGCAAAAGAGCACAAAGAACTGTTATCGGCGATCAGCAAAGGTGACGAAGTAGTTACAACTGCTGGTATTGCGGGTAAGGTTTCTAAAGTAACCGATGATTACGTTCAGGTTGAAGTATCACCTAACGTTGTTTTATCTTTCCAAAAAGCGGCTATTTCGGCAACGTTACCGAAAGGCACTTTGAAAGCAATCTAATAAAACCAGGCTGCGATACGTAACAAAGCGTTTGTAAAAACCTGACACCTCGTCGGGTTTTTATTTTACTGACTTTGACGTTGGTAAAATAAAAACCTGAACAACGTAGCCACATTTACAGCAAGGAACGACCATGCTCAATAAATACCCATTGTGGAAATACCTGTTAATTGGCTTAGTGCTGGTGCTGGGTATTTA
This window contains:
- the yajC gene encoding preprotein translocase subunit YajC; translated protein: MKKILAAILALVPVAAMAQTVPAQPSPWQLPIMLGIFFVIFWFMVWRPQSKRAKEHKELLSAISKGDEVVTTAGIAGKVSKVTDDYVQVEVSPNVVLSFQKAAISATLPKGTLKAI